In Methanobrevibacter woesei, the genomic window GTAAAGCACCCATTAGACATTGTTAGTGTTGGAGATATTGTTGATGTTCGTGTTATTGAAACAGACTTAGAGAGAAATAGAATTAACTTATCTATGATTCTCTAATTCTCTTTTTTTCATTTCAACCATGTTTAAAAACTGTTCAAATCTTTGCTGATGTTGTTTTTTAAGAACATGTAAAACAACTCCTGAAAAAAAGATTACAACAGCTATAATCACAACAGTTGAAGCCATAATTAATGTTGGTATCTTTTCTACATAACCTGTACTTAAATAATTAACAAAAATAGGTAGGAAATAAATAGCTGCAATTAACAAAAGAACAAGAGTAGCTAATGAAAAGAAAAACAATGGACGTGTATCCCTAAATAATGAAAGAATAAGAGATAACACCTTAAAACCATCACGATAGGTGTTTAATTTAGATTCACTTCCTTCAATCCTGTCTCTATACTCTACCTGAACTTCTTCTATTAAAAAATTATTATTAAGAGAAAAAATAGTCATTTCAGTTTCTATTTCAAATTCCTGAGATGAAATTGGATATGATTTAGCAAAACGATAACTGAAACCACGCATTCCAGTCATTATATCTCCAAGATTACTCTTAAATAAAATGTTGATAGCCTTACGAACTAATTTATTACCAGTGTTGTGAAAACGACGTTTATTTTCTTCAAAATATTTTCCAGACAATCTATTACCAATTACCATGTCTGCCTTGCCTGAAAGAACAAGTTTTTCAATTTCAGATGCTGCTTCAACACCATATGTATCATCACCATCTACCATAATATAACAATCAGCATCAATATCACGAAACATTGATCTGACTACATTTCCTTTACCTTGCCTATACTCTTTTTTTACAATAGCTCCAGATTCTTTGGCTATTTTATAGGAATTATCAGTGGAATTATTATCATAGACATAGATATCTGCATGAGGTAATTCTCTCTTAAAATCTGTAACAACTTTTTTAATTGTTAATTCTTCATTATAACAGGGTATAAGGACAGCAGTTTTCATAGTAATAAAATATATATTTATCTTTATATTTAATTACATATTAAATAATTCTGGGAGATTCAATTTGGATTATAGTAAAAGTGAAATAATAGAACTTCTATTTAAAAGAAAAACAGACAATATTTATCTTCAAATGTTTAGATATTGTTTTGTTGGTGGAATCTCTTTTTTAATAGATTTTTTTATTTATATTGGCTTAATTGAAATTTTTAATGTAAATTATTTAATATCAGCGGCAATTGCATTTGCTATTTCAGTTATGGCAAACTACTATTTAAGTACATCCTGGGTTTTCAATCAATCCAACATTGAGAATAGAGTTATTGAATTCAACCTATTTATTTTAATAAGTATAATGGGTCTTGTTTTTACTGAAATTCTTTTATTTATATTCATAGATTGGTTATCAATAGGATATATAATCTCCAAAATTATAGCCTCACTATTAGTTATGCTCTGGAATTTCAGTGCTAGAAGAGTTATGTTTTATGGAACTTAAACTATAATTAACTTTATTAGTACCTATAAAGTAATTATTATTCATAAAAAAATTAAAAGGTTAAATTATGGTTCCAAAAGTAATGATTATTCTTGGTAGTGGCTCTGATATTGACATAGCTAAAAAAAGTATTGATATTTTAGAGAAACTCGAAATTCCATATAGTTTAAAGGTTGCTTCTGCTCATAGAACACATAGTTTAGTCAAAGCACTTGTAAAAGAGGCTACTGAAGCTGGAGTTGAAGTGTTTATTGGTATTGCAGGTTTAGCAGCTCATCTTCCAGGCATAATCTCTGCTTATACTCATAGACCAGTTATTGGAGTTCCAGTTAAAGGGGCTGTTGGAGGAATAGATGCTCTTTATGCATCAGTTCAAGTTCCTTATCCAACCCCAGTAGCTACTGTTGGAATAAACAGAGGAGATAATGCAGCTATTTTAGCAGCACAATTTATTGCTATCCATGATCCTAAAGCAGCTGTTAAAATTTCTGAACTTAGAAATGAATATGCAACCAAAGTAATTGACAGCAATTATACTGTTATTGATGAAATTGAAGGAAACTATATTGATAAAGATTTCTTAGACATTAAAAGCCTTAAAATTGAAGAAAAAGAAATTGAAACTTGCCGTAAATACAATTACGATGCTAAAGTTGCAGTTTTAGCAGGTAATTATAGCGACATAGTAATAGCTAAAAAAGTTGCAATTATATTAGATAGGCTTAAAATAGAACATGATATGCAAGTATTATGTCCAATCAGACATCCTGAAGCCTTTGAAAATTATGTAAAAGGAATGAAAAATGTAGATGTTTTCATTGGAATTAGCTCAAACTCTTCAATAATCACAGGAGGTCTCTGTGGACTTACAGAAAAACCAGTTATTGGAGTTCCATGTGGAGAAAAATTAGGAATTGACTCATTATTATCAATGGTAAATATGCCACCAGGAGTTCCTGTTGCTACTGTTGGTGTAAATAACGGTAGAAATGCAGCAATACTCGCAGGAGAAATATTGGCTGTGGATAATCCTGATAAAAAAGTAATCTTA contains:
- a CDS encoding GtrA family protein, whose translation is MDYSKSEIIELLFKRKTDNIYLQMFRYCFVGGISFLIDFFIYIGLIEIFNVNYLISAAIAFAISVMANYYLSTSWVFNQSNIENRVIEFNLFILISIMGLVFTEILLFIFIDWLSIGYIISKIIASLLVMLWNFSARRVMFYGT
- the purE gene encoding 5-(carboxyamino)imidazole ribonucleotide mutase, with amino-acid sequence MVPKVMIILGSGSDIDIAKKSIDILEKLEIPYSLKVASAHRTHSLVKALVKEATEAGVEVFIGIAGLAAHLPGIISAYTHRPVIGVPVKGAVGGIDALYASVQVPYPTPVATVGINRGDNAAILAAQFIAIHDPKAAVKISELRNEYATKVIDSNYTVIDEIEGNYIDKDFLDIKSLKIEEKEIETCRKYNYDAKVAVLAGNYSDIVIAKKVAIILDRLKIEHDMQVLCPIRHPEAFENYVKGMKNVDVFIGISSNSSIITGGLCGLTEKPVIGVPCGEKLGIDSLLSMVNMPPGVPVATVGVNNGRNAAILAGEILAVDNPDKKVILEKTKNKKMSI
- a CDS encoding glycosyltransferase, which produces MKTAVLIPCYNEELTIKKVVTDFKRELPHADIYVYDNNSTDNSYKIAKESGAIVKKEYRQGKGNVVRSMFRDIDADCYIMVDGDDTYGVEAASEIEKLVLSGKADMVIGNRLSGKYFEENKRRFHNTGNKLVRKAINILFKSNLGDIMTGMRGFSYRFAKSYPISSQEFEIETEMTIFSLNNNFLIEEVQVEYRDRIEGSESKLNTYRDGFKVLSLILSLFRDTRPLFFFSLATLVLLLIAAIYFLPIFVNYLSTGYVEKIPTLIMASTVVIIAVVIFFSGVVLHVLKKQHQQRFEQFLNMVEMKKRELENHR